The Chaetodon trifascialis isolate fChaTrf1 chromosome 16, fChaTrf1.hap1, whole genome shotgun sequence genome includes a region encoding these proteins:
- the LOC139345119 gene encoding organic solute transporter subunit alpha-like, translating to MEEDLNSTIHPACLEDPPLAIDVISQLDVYDICLYSMLTFMSCMSLLLYLEQCVYIYKNLGYPKKTSLIWISGAAPVIATMSCLGMWIPKAVMFTDMTSNCFFAVVVYKILVLMIKEFGGSTDFLRRFSGKPFKISTGPCCCCCYACLPYVPMSWRMLFLMKLAALQYAILKTAFSVFSIVLWTNGEFNPSNLGVTSVGLWINLFVGVLTIISLWPVAILFMNTKNYLRSINMIPKYAMYQLVLVLSQLQTSIINILAMNGVIACAPPFSSKARGSMLSQQMMIMEMFIITLVNRFFYHRTYNPIPCEEHDNDQNVKLDVHAALEEHDV from the exons ATGGAGGAAGACCTCAACAGCACCATTCATCCAGCTTGTTTAGAAGACCCTCCGCTGGCTATCGATGTGATCAGTC AGCTAGATGTCTATGATATCTGCCTGTACAGCATGCTCACCTTCATGTCCTGCATGTCCCTGCTGCTGTACCTGGAGCAGTGCGTCTATATTTATAAAAACCTGGGTTACCCCAAGAAGACCTCCCTCATTTGGATAAGTGGCGCAGCACCA GTCATCGCCACCATGTCTTGTTTGGGGATGTGGATCCCGAAGGCAGTCATGTTCACAGACATGACGTCGAACTG tTTTTTCGCAGTCGTGGTGTATAAGATCTTGGTTCTGATGATCAAGGAGTTTGGGGGAAGCACCGATTTTCTGAGACGGTTTTCTGGGAAACCCTTTAAGATCAGTACAgggccgtgctgctgctgctgctacgcATGCTTACCCTACGTGCCCATGTCATG GCGAATGCTTTTCTTGATGAAGTTGGCTGCTCTTCAGTACGCAATCCTGAAGACAGCATTCTCTGTCTTCTCCATAGTGCTGTGGACAAACGGCGAATTTAATCCGTCAAAT CTAGGTGTCACCAGCGTAGGCCTTTGGATAAACCTATTCGTTGGCGTTCTCACCATCATCTCCCTTTGGCCTGTTGCCATCCTCTTCATGAACACTAAAAACTATCTACGCAGCATCAATATGATCCCCAAGTATGCCATGTACCAA CTGGTACTTGTATTGAGTCAGCTGCAGACATCAATTATTAACATCCTGGCCATGAATGGAGTCATCGCCTGTGCTCCTCCCTTCTCTTCCAAAGCTCGTGGATCCA TGCTAAGTCAGCAGATGATGATCATGGAGATGTTCATCATCACTCTGGTCAATCGTTTTTTCTACCATCGTACATATAACCCAATCCCCTGTGAGGAACATGACAACGACCAGAACGTCAAATTAGACGTGCACGCTGCTCTTGAGGAGCATGACGTCTAA